From a single Notolabrus celidotus isolate fNotCel1 chromosome 7, fNotCel1.pri, whole genome shotgun sequence genomic region:
- the dctpp1 gene encoding glutamyl-tRNA(Gln) amidotransferase subunit B, mitochondrial: protein MMATNGKESRGVNGEVLSNKGCSVLVNGAAAAAAEDSSHSKPLNGEANGADRFTFTTEPTIEDIRRMQAEFTDERDWNQFHQPRNLLLAMVGEVGEVSELFQWRGEVAEGLPDWTESEREQLAQELSDVLIYLVELAEKCRVDLPQAVLRKMALNRLKYPANKVHGSAKKYTEYKD, encoded by the coding sequence ATGATGGCTACAAACGGAAAGGAATCACGTGGAGTCAATGGTGAAGTTTTATCTAACAAGGGTTGCTCAGTTCTGGTAAacggagcagcagcagcagcagccgagGACTCGTCTCACTCCAAGCCCCTAAACGGAGAGGCTAATGGAGCTGACAGGTTCACTTTTACCACCGAGCCCACCATTGAGGACATCAGGAGGATGCAAGCAGAGTTCACAGACGAGCGGGACTGGAACCAGTTTCACCAGCCTCGCAACCTGCTGCTAGCTATGGTCGGGGAAGTGGGAGAGGTGTCGGAGCTCTTCCAGTGGCGGGGAGAGGTGGCAGAGGGCCTGCCGGACTGGACCGAGTCGGAGCGGGAGCAGCTGGCACAAGAACTGAGCGACGTGTTGATCTACCTAGTGGAGCTCGCTGAGAAGTGTCGCGTTGATCTACCTCAAGCTGTGCTGCGTAAAATGGCCCTAAACCGACTGAAGTACCCGGCCAACAAGGTGCACGGGTCGGCCAAGAAGTACACCGAATACAAGGACTAA